Proteins encoded in a region of the Clostridium beijerinckii genome:
- a CDS encoding ABC transporter permease, translating to MIINKKIKRNMLESKSQYMGSLLLIVFSCLLFTMFNLVSRNLTKLSSSFEKDYNQEDSSFTAIPRINNIKALETKFNMSIEETKSFDYLVSEDKTLRIFSQNNEVNIPAIIQGKALNSGEILIDPSYGRANKLDIGDSIEINDRNFIISGFMSLPNYIYPLKSESDIMNDPSNFGVAVISKEDFNSLNKGNVSYSIRFNGDRSNIDSKISEFKDYLRNENIILLSWMNTSDNPRITYFTAKLSGIDKMSSSMPIAVLLLTCILTGIVMYRMLKREAVVIGTLYALGYRKKEIMKHYLLYPIIIALVGGILGTLLGLLALRPMMNYYVSFFNIPVGSLSYDISYIIVSILLPIFFLVICSYFVVNKSLKNSPIQLMRGGAEKNKIGFLERKVNLERFNFNTKFKIRELLRSIPRSIFLLLGIVMSAMLLLMGFASKSSMDSLLKESFNEAFKYNYHYVFNSIQNGEPEKGEPFLEMPFSMKHDDKTNFTVYGVSTDSKYISFKDRSGNILEPDRIIVTRPLADKLNIAPKDTLKVINRLDSKEYSITVDSIAETFVGQYIYMPLDSLNSMIGFPSGSYIGLWSTEKIDIPENKLLTIVTVDDMKKAFDTMTKPLQAIIGSIAFISFIIGLIVIYVVTSLTIEENKDNISLLKVLGYRKKEIYSLILNSSRFIVVLGYILGVPLLLGSLTALFKSMTKEMSISFPVTLDYIYIIIGFVIIYLTFELSKLLSRKKINKISMAEALKSRVE from the coding sequence ATGATTATTAATAAAAAAATCAAACGAAACATGCTGGAAAGCAAATCACAATATATGGGCTCATTACTACTTATCGTTTTTAGCTGTCTGCTTTTTACAATGTTTAACTTGGTTTCGAGAAATCTTACAAAACTATCTTCTTCCTTTGAAAAAGATTATAATCAAGAAGATTCAAGTTTTACAGCTATTCCAAGAATAAATAATATTAAAGCTCTGGAAACAAAATTTAATATGAGTATTGAGGAAACAAAGTCATTTGACTACTTGGTATCAGAAGATAAAACCCTAAGAATATTCAGTCAAAATAATGAGGTTAATATCCCTGCTATAATTCAAGGAAAAGCTCTAAATAGTGGTGAGATTCTAATAGATCCATCATATGGAAGAGCTAACAAATTAGATATTGGAGATAGCATAGAAATTAATGATAGGAATTTTATAATATCAGGTTTTATGTCTCTTCCTAACTATATCTATCCCTTAAAAAGCGAATCAGACATAATGAATGATCCAAGCAACTTTGGAGTAGCTGTTATAAGTAAAGAGGACTTTAATAGTTTAAATAAAGGCAATGTTTCTTATTCAATAAGATTTAATGGCGATAGAAGTAATATAGATAGCAAGATATCAGAGTTTAAAGATTATCTAAGAAATGAAAATATTATTCTTCTCAGCTGGATGAATACAAGTGACAATCCAAGAATTACATATTTTACAGCAAAGCTTTCTGGCATTGATAAAATGAGTTCTTCCATGCCTATAGCTGTACTTCTTTTAACCTGCATATTAACTGGAATTGTTATGTATAGAATGTTAAAGAGAGAAGCTGTTGTTATAGGAACTCTTTATGCCTTGGGGTATAGAAAAAAAGAGATTATGAAGCATTATCTCCTATACCCAATAATCATTGCACTTGTAGGCGGTATCCTAGGAACTCTCCTTGGATTACTAGCCTTAAGACCTATGATGAACTATTATGTGTCATTCTTTAATATTCCAGTAGGCTCTTTAAGCTATGATATAAGCTATATTATAGTAAGCATTTTACTTCCAATTTTCTTCTTAGTAATCTGCAGTTACTTTGTAGTTAATAAATCCCTAAAAAATTCACCAATACAGCTAATGCGAGGTGGGGCTGAAAAGAATAAGATTGGTTTCTTAGAAAGAAAAGTAAACCTTGAAAGATTCAATTTTAATACTAAATTTAAAATACGTGAGCTCCTAAGAAGCATACCTAGAAGCATATTTCTGTTACTTGGCATAGTTATGTCAGCAATGCTGCTGCTCATGGGCTTTGCATCTAAGAGCTCAATGGACTCCTTACTTAAAGAATCCTTTAATGAAGCCTTTAAGTATAATTATCATTATGTATTTAACTCTATCCAAAATGGTGAGCCAGAAAAAGGAGAACCTTTCTTGGAAATGCCATTTTCAATGAAACATGATGATAAAACTAATTTTACAGTATATGGCGTAAGTACAGATTCTAAATATATTTCATTTAAGGATAGATCAGGTAATATATTGGAACCTGATAGAATCATCGTTACAAGACCTTTAGCTGATAAGCTTAATATAGCGCCCAAAGATACATTAAAAGTAATTAATAGATTGGATTCAAAAGAATACAGCATAACAGTTGATAGCATTGCGGAAACGTTTGTAGGCCAATATATTTATATGCCATTAGACAGTCTTAATAGTATGATTGGCTTCCCTTCTGGAAGTTATATTGGATTATGGAGCACGGAAAAAATAGACATTCCAGAAAATAAACTTTTAACAATTGTAACTGTTGATGATATGAAAAAAGCCTTTGATACAATGACAAAACCGCTCCAAGCAATAATAGGAAGTATAGCTTTCATATCCTTTATAATCGGGCTTATTGTAATATATGTTGTTACTTCTCTAACTATAGAGGAAAATAAAGATAATATTTCTCTTTTAAAGGTTTTAGGTTATAGAAAAAAAGAGATTTACTCATTAATTTTAAATAGTTCCAGGTTTATAGTTGTGCTTGGTTACATACTAGGAGTACCTCTCCTACTTGGTTCCTTAACTGCACTATTTAAATCAATGACAAAAGAAATGAGCATATCTTTTCCAGTAACACTTGATTATATCTATATTATAATTGGTTTCGTCATAATATACTTAACTTTTGAACTCTCGAAATTACTTAGTAGGAAAAAGATAAACAAAATTTCAATGGCTGAAGCATTGAAATCTAGAGTAGAATAA
- a CDS encoding 3-oxoacid CoA-transferase subunit B yields the protein MNGKEIIARRIAKEFKEGMVANLGFGIPNMAANYLPKGMEITLQCENGALKFGATPKIGESDPDLANSGGSPITLLPGSSTFDMDLSFAIIRGGHVDITALGALEVDQEGNIANWQIPGVFSPGMGGAMDLLVGAKYVIAALSHNDKKGNPKVLKKCTLPLSAAKCVNLIITDKAVMKVTDKGLVLIEVAPDLTVDEVVKTTDADLIIADNVKEMEI from the coding sequence ATGAATGGTAAAGAGATAATTGCAAGAAGAATCGCAAAAGAGTTTAAAGAAGGAATGGTTGCTAATTTAGGATTTGGTATACCTAATATGGCGGCTAATTATTTACCAAAAGGAATGGAAATAACATTACAATGTGAAAATGGCGCATTGAAGTTTGGCGCAACTCCAAAGATAGGAGAATCTGACCCAGATCTAGCTAATTCAGGTGGATCTCCAATCACTTTACTACCAGGATCATCAACCTTTGATATGGATTTATCTTTTGCAATAATAAGAGGTGGACATGTTGACATAACTGCATTAGGAGCTTTAGAGGTAGATCAAGAAGGAAATATTGCAAATTGGCAAATTCCTGGAGTTTTTTCGCCTGGTATGGGAGGCGCAATGGATCTTTTAGTGGGAGCTAAATATGTAATAGCTGCATTAAGCCATAATGATAAAAAAGGGAATCCAAAAGTATTGAAGAAATGTACATTACCTTTATCGGCTGCCAAATGTGTTAATCTAATAATTACAGATAAGGCGGTTATGAAAGTTACAGATAAAGGATTAGTTCTAATAGAAGTAGCACCAGATTTAACTGTTGATGAAGTGGTGAAAACAACAGATGCCGATTTAATAATAGCTGATAATGTTAAGGAAATGGAAATATAA
- a CDS encoding CoA transferase subunit A has product MTKIKTVQEAVKNIKDGMKIMTAGFLGVGAPLKMIDALANTNIKDLTLIQAVSAQPGETHDVGKLIANKQIKKFVGAHIGTCPEAQEQYNAGTLEVEFIPMGTIVECIRAGGAGLGAVITPTGLGTEIEKGRDKLSVDGREYLVFPAIKADVALIKGYKADKFGNIVYRGTTKGTNTSMALAADLVIAEVDEIVEVGEIPPDSVGTPGILVDIIVQGDSFEDRRKYFEDLWIRTNKMR; this is encoded by the coding sequence ATGACAAAGATTAAGACAGTACAGGAAGCAGTAAAAAATATTAAAGATGGCATGAAGATAATGACAGCAGGTTTTTTAGGAGTGGGTGCTCCATTAAAGATGATAGACGCGCTAGCGAATACAAATATTAAAGATCTTACACTTATTCAAGCTGTATCAGCTCAACCAGGAGAGACTCATGATGTTGGTAAGCTCATAGCAAATAAACAAATAAAAAAATTTGTAGGGGCACATATTGGTACTTGCCCTGAAGCACAAGAACAATATAATGCAGGCACATTAGAAGTAGAATTTATACCTATGGGAACCATAGTTGAATGTATACGGGCTGGTGGCGCTGGACTTGGCGCAGTTATAACACCAACTGGACTTGGTACAGAAATCGAGAAGGGAAGAGATAAACTTAGTGTAGATGGAAGGGAATATTTAGTATTTCCAGCTATAAAAGCAGACGTTGCATTAATTAAAGGCTATAAAGCTGATAAGTTCGGAAATATTGTATATAGAGGAACAACAAAAGGGACAAATACAAGTATGGCACTTGCTGCTGATTTAGTTATAGCTGAAGTGGATGAAATCGTTGAGGTGGGCGAAATCCCTCCTGATAGTGTTGGAACACCGGGTATATTAGTAGATATAATAGTTCAAGGTGATTCTTTTGAAGATAGAAGAAAATATTTTGAAGATTTATGGATAAGAACTAATAAAATGAGATAG